Proteins from a single region of Apium graveolens cultivar Ventura chromosome 7, ASM990537v1, whole genome shotgun sequence:
- the LOC141671923 gene encoding mediator of RNA polymerase II transcription subunit 15a isoform X2 — MDNNNWRPTQSGGEPAMDAGGDWRGQLQADSRQRIVTKIMDTLKRHLPFSGQEGLQELEKIAVRFEEKIYTAATSQSDYLRKISLKMLTMETKNPMPNAMQSNSSNNGQNPPDPGSQNMQSQLNSQGPPLPVPVQTNLSQSGQLLPQNIANNISSAGMQGSASLTSSLPMVSNLSQNNIPNVVNQNNNMQSIPNISGVVQNSVASSIGQGVSSNMFGNSQRQMQPGRQQGVPQQQQQPQTSQQSLYQQHLKQKYQSGAISHSQMQSHLQQLQQQQNLLQSNQLHSSQQSVMQPSMMQSSPLSSLQQNQQSTQSVLQQHPQSLRQRQQQASNIHQQQTTLQQQAVLPTQQQQQQQQHLVGQSNATNIQQNQLIGQQNSISDMQQQQRMLGQQNNLSNQQQQLMGLPNNLPHMHQQQIGPQGSVGGLQQQQQQHHQVLGAQTGTSVMPNNQHSVHMLQQSKVPLQQSQQSISNLLPSQGQQSQQQSQQQMMSNLLPNQNQSQQQSQQMMSQIQSQPGQLHKPLGLQQQPNQLNRDMQQRLQTPATLLQQQNVIDQKQVFQPQRAMPEAPSTSQDSTNGDWQEEIYQKIKAMKDMYYLDLNDMYQKIAAKLHQNESILQQQPHMQQQQGKNPQLEKLKAFKSMLERFISLLQVSKSNIQIGYKDKLGSYEKQIMSILNSNRPRKPIPPMQQGQALPPQHMHSMQQSQPPQSQMTQLQPLDNQMNPQMQSMNLPGSGGTMQQKTMASLQHNPSSPVSGLPNAQQNMINSLQPGSALDPGQSNSMNSMQQVASGSLQQNNVSGAQQANANLISSQNGMNSLQANHNPMQQTSNMLQQQQQHLKQQEQLMQNQQMKHMQQRQLQQIAMQKQMMQQQQQFQQTKLQQPAQMQSNQSPHLHQMSDSTDMKIRQQLGVKSGVFQQQHSASQRSAYQQLKPANQFHISSPQLLQPASPQISQHASPQIDQQNMLSALTKAGTPLQSANSPFIVPSPSTPSVPSPMPGESEKVNSGVSALSNAGNIGHHQTAGASVPAQSLAIGTPGISASPLLAEFTSPEGHHPVPATVASGKSNATEQPIERLLKAMKSMSADALTASVRDIGSVVSMVDRVAGSAPGNGSRAAVGEDLVAMTKCRLQARNFISQDGTTGTKKMKRYTTAMPSDVVSSTGSMNDSFKQFNGSELSDLESTATSIAKKPRNEANQALFEEMKEINSRLIDTVVDISDEDADPTAMAAAKEGGEGTMVKCSYSAVALSPNLKSQYVSSQMSPIQPLRLLVPRNYPNCSPILLDKFPVEVRYE, encoded by the exons ATGGATAATAACAACTGGAGACCTACTCAAAGTGGTGGGGAACCAGCTATGGATGCTGGCGGGGATTGGAGGGGTCAGCTGCAAGCTGATTCCCGGCAACGAATTGTCACCAAGAT AATGGACACTTTGAAGAGGCATCTTCCATTCTCTGGACAAGAGGGATTGCAAGAGCTCGAGAAAATTGCTGTGAGATTTGAAGAGAAAATTTATACTGCTGCAACCAGCCAG TCCGATTATCTTAGAAAGATATCATTAAAGATGCTGACTATGGAAACAAAAAATCCGATGCCTAATGCTATGCAATCTAACTCCTCTAATAATGGGCAGAATCCCCCGGATCCAG GTTCTCAGAACATGCAATCTCAGCTGAACAGCCAAGGGCCACCACTTCCTGTTCCGGTACAAACTAATTTGTCCCAGTCGGGTCAACTACTACCTCAGAATATTGCTAATAATATAAGCTCAGCTGGAATGCAAGGATCTGCTAGTTTGACGTCCTCGTTGCCCATGGTTAGCAATTTATCACAGAATAATATTCCTAATGTTGTTAACCAGAATAACAACATGCAGAGCATACCAAACATCTCTGGGGTTGTACAGAACTCTGTAGCAAGTTCAATTGGACAAGGTGTTTCTTCAAATATGTTTGGAAATTCCCAGAGGCAGATGCAGCCTGGGAGGCAACAAGGGGTTCCTCAACAGCAACAGCAACCCCAAACTTCCCAGCAGAGTCTTTATCAGCAGCATTTGAAGCAGAAGTACCAGTCAGGAGCTATATCACACTCCCAGATGCAATCTCACCTTCAGCAACTACAGCAGCAGCAAAATCTGTTGCAGTCAAATCAGCTGCATTCTTCTCAGCAATCTGTTATGCAACCTAGTATGATGCAGTCTTCTCCACTTTCCAGCCTTCAGCAGAATCAGCAATCCACACAATCTGTGCTTCAGCAACATCCACAATCTCTCAGGCAACGACAGCAACAGGCATCAAATATTCATCAACAGCAAACGACATTGCAACAACAAGCAGTATTGCCTAcacagcagcagcaacagcagcagcagcatCTTGTGGGGCAGTCCAACGCTACAAATATTCAACAAAACCAGCTAATTGGGCAACAAAATAGCATTTCTGACATGCAGCAACAGCAACGGATGCTAGGTCAACAAAATAATCTTTCCAATCAACAGCAACAGCTGATGGGTTTGCCAAACAACCTTCCACATATGCATCAGCAGCAAATAGGACCTCAGGGAAGTGTTGGTGGACTtcagcaacagcagcaacagcaCCATCAAGTATTAGGAGCTCAGACTGGTACCTCTGTCATGCCGAATAATCAACACTCTGTACACATGCTACAACAATCTAAGGTTCCACTCCAGCAATCTCAGCAGAGCATTTCCAATTTGTTGCCGAGTCAAGGTCAACAGTCACAACAACAATCGCAGCAGCAGATGATGTCAAATCTATTGCCAAACCAAAATCAGTCACAACAGCAGTCACAGCAGATGATGTCTCAGATACAGTCACAGCCTGGACAATTGCATAAGCCACTAGGTCTGCAACAGCAGCCAAATCAGTTGAACCGTGATATGCAGCAAAGGCTCCAAACACCAGCCACCTTGCTTCAACAGCAGAATGTGATTGATCAGAAGCAGGTTTTCCAACCACAAAGAGCGATGCCGGAGGCACCTTCAA CTTCCCAGGATTCAACTAATGGAGATTGGCAAGAAGAGATATATCAAAAG ATAAAGGCCATGAAGGATATGTACTATTTGGATCTAAATGATATGTACCAGAAAATTGCTGCTAAATTGCATCAG AATGAGTCTATTCTACAACAACAGCCACATATGCAGCAGCAGCAAGGAAAGAATCCGCAACTGGAGAAGCTTAAAGCCTTTAAGAGTATGCTGGAGCGTTTTATATCATTATTACAAGTTTCCAAGAGCAATATACAAATTGGTTACAAGGATAAACTGGGATCATATGAAAAGCAGATTATGAGCATTCTTAATTCAAATAGGCCTCGGAAACCTATTCCTCCGATGCAGCAAGGACAGGCACTTCCCCCACAACATATGCACTCCATGCAGCAGTCACAACCACCACAGTCTCAGATGACACAACTGCAACCCCTTGATAATCAAATGAATCCCCAGATGCAATCAATGAATTTACCAGGTTCTGGGGGCACAATGCAGCAGAAAACTATGGCCAGTTTGCAACATAATCCTTCTTCTCCTGTATCTGGGCTTCCCAACGCACAGCAGAATATGATAAATTCACTACAGCCAGGTTCAGCTTTAGATCCAGGACAGAGTAACTCTATGAACTCAATGCAGCAAGTAGCTAGTGGATCTCTACAACAAAATAATGTGAGTGGTGCACAACAGGCAAATGCAAACCTCATTTCGTCACAAAATGGGATGAATTCCTTACAGGCAAACCATAATCCTATGCAGCAAACTTCAAACATGCttcagcagcagcagcagcatcTGAAGCAGCAAGAACAGTTGATGCAAAACCAGCAAATGAAGCATATGCAACAGCGCCAACTGCAACAAATTGCTATGCAAAAACAGATGATGCAACAACAGCAACAATTTCAGCAAACAAAGCTACAGCAGCCAGCACAGATGCAGTCAAACCAGTCACCACACCTTCATCAAATGTCTGATTCTACtgacatgaagataagacaacAACTGGGTGTTAAATCAGGTGTTTTTCAGCAACAGCATTCTGCAAGTCAGAGGTCAGCATATCAACAGTTGAAGCCAGCAAATCAATTTCATATTTCGTCACCGCAACTACTGCAGCCTGCATCACCACAGATTTCTCAGCACGCTTCTCCTCAGATTGACCAGCAAAATATGCTTAGTGCTCTCACCAAAGCTGGTACTCCTTTGCAATCTGCCAACTCACCTTTTATTGTGCCGTCTCCTTCAACTCCATCAGTTCCTTCACCTATGCCAGGGGAATCGGAAAAAGTTAATTCCGGTGTTTCAGCATTGTCCAATGCCGGAAATATTGGACACCATCAAACAGCGGGTGCATCGGTGCCAGCCCAATCCCTTGCTATAGGGACTCCTGGGATATCAGCATCACCGTTGCTGGCTGAGTTTACTAGTCCAGAAGGACATCATCCTGTGCCAGCTACAGTTGCATCTGGCAAGTCAAATGCTACAGAACAGCCTATTGAACGTTTACTTAAAGCG ATGAAGTCAATGTCAGCTGATGCATTAACTGCTTCTGTTCGTGACATTGGATCAGTCGTTAGTATGGTAGATCGAGTAGCAGGATCTGCTCCAGGTAATGGATCAAGAGCAGCAGTTGGAGAGGATTTGGTTGCGATGACCAAGTGCCGTCTACAGGCAAGAAACTTTATCTCGCAAGATGGTACAACTGGAACAAAAAAAATGAAGCGCTATACAACTGCTATGCCTTCAGATGTTGTATCTTCTACAGGCAGTATGAATGATAGTTTCAAGCAGTTTAATGGCTCAGAGTTGTCTGACTTGGAGTCAACTGCAACATCTATTGCCAAGAAACCAAGAAATGAG